Proteins encoded by one window of Glycine soja cultivar W05 chromosome 15, ASM419377v2, whole genome shotgun sequence:
- the LOC114387230 gene encoding uncharacterized protein LOC114387230 yields MMSVETGHDCLHYDSDEETSSCSCGFIGFRRNQVFDCSTNEINNEDSEELFEINLKEQLDTISEEDCESSVFSFDFHNDKDVVHVAVDHVGESSMEALLWTLNHAVTPSTTVYLVHVFPEIRLVPSPFGKFPRSHVNPEYVNFHLTQQKSKTKVLLQKFIDLCLDSKVKVEIMLIEGDNIAKAITDHVRVHSIRKLVIGITKSNLSKSVSRRRNAIANKVLKNVPEICDIKIICDGKEVIDQMIGCNSSYSSDSRSSRVSQEENESCGFVPLMRFVPNPIWLFRPRF; encoded by the exons ATGATGTCAGTGGAAACGGGGCATGATTGTTTGCACTATGATTCCGATGAAGAAACCTCTAGTTGCTCTTGCGGTTTCATTGGATTTCGGAGAAACCAAGTGTTTGATTGCAGCACCAACGAGATAAACAATGAAGATTCAGAGGAGCTATTTGAGATCAATCTGAAGGAGCAATTGGATACAATATCAGAAGAAGACTGCGAAAGCAGTGTGTTCTCTTTTGATTTTCATAACGACAAAGATGTTGTTCATGTTGCAGTGGACCACGTTGGGGAATCAAGCATGGAAGCACTTTTATGGACTTTGAATCATGCTGTCACACCCTCTACCACTGTCTATCTCGTACACGTTTTCCCTGAAATCAGGCTCGTCCCAAGTCCAT TTGGGAAATTTCCAAGGAGTCATGTAAATCCAGAATATGTTAACTTTCACTTGACACAACAGAAAAGCAAGACAAAAGTGCTCCTTCAAAAGTTCATTGACTTGTGCCTTGATTCAAAG GTTAAGGTGGAGATTATGCTTATTGAGGGTGACAACATTGCCAAAGCTATAACAGACCATGTTAGAGTTCATAGTATAAGGAAATTGGTGATTGGAATTACCAAATCTAATTTAAG CAAATCTGTCTCTAGAAGGCGAAATGCCATAGCAAACAAGGTCCTCAAGAACGTACCAGAAATTtgtgatattaaaataatatgcgATGGAAAAGAAGTGATTGATCAGATGATAGGTTGCAACTCATCATATTCCAGTGACAGTAGAAGTTCCAGAGTTtcacaagaagaaaatgaatcctgTGGTTTTGTTCCTCTTATGCGTTTTGTGCCAAATCCTATATGGTTATTTAGACCAAGATTTTGA
- the LOC114388424 gene encoding serine/threonine-protein kinase D6PKL2-like, whose product MDSKTSSRALPKHHQKTAGIQTLEAKDTGSSLQKGEKTELAAPVDLSMYAANASKQNTGETAEIKKLGGLTLKGSADSMSIKSGSGASSSVLDKVVHAANENIVSQESSIDLDKKTSEDGSVKNSSVSAKVSDGASSLAKTSGSAKISNRADFVESGKSSICRGSTSSDVSDESTCSSFSSSINKPHKANDLRWEAIQAVRSRDGVLGLGHFRLLKRLGCGDIGSVYLSELSGTKCYFAMKVMDKGSLASRKKLLRAQTEREILQSLDHPFLPTLYTHFETEKFSCLVMEFCPGGDLHTLRQKQPGKHFPEQAVKFYVAEVLLALEYLHMLGIVYRDLKPENVLVRDDGHIMLSDFDLSLRCAVSPTLVKTSSTDSEPLRKNAVYCVQPACIEPPSCIQPSCVAPTTCFSPRLFSSKSKKDRKPKNEIGNQVSPLPELIAEPTDARSMSFVGTHEYLAPEIIKGEGHGSAVDWWTFGIFLYELLFGKTPFKGSGNRATLFNVVGQPLRFPEAPVVSFAARDLIRGLLVKEPQHRLAYKRGATEIKQHPFFEGVNWALIRCATPPEIPKAVEFEKIPSPASSSGGEKAVNHMSIANQKGSDNYLEFDFF is encoded by the exons ATGGACTCGAAAACTAGTTCTAGAGCTCTCCCAAAACACCATCAGAAGACGGCTGGGATTCAAACCCTTGAGGCAAAAGACACAGGGTCTTCTTTGCAGAAGGGGGAGAAAACAGAGCTGGCTGCTCCTGTGGATTTGTCTATGTATGCAGCGAACGCATCCAAGCAGAATACCGGGGAAACTGCTGAAATCAAGAAGTTAGGAGGTTTAACCCTAAAGGGGTCTGCTGATTCCATGAGCATTAAAAGTGGTTCTGGTGCTTCCTCATCTGTTCTCGACAAAGTAGTTCATGCTGCTAATGAGAACATAGTCTCACAGGAAAGCTCTATTGATCTAGACAAAAAGACGTCGGAAGATGGAAGTGTGAAGAACAGTTCTGTTTCTGCCAAAGTTAGTGATGGGGCCAGCAGTCTTGCAAAGACAAGTGGAAGTGCCAAGATCAGCAACCGGGCTGATTTTGTTGAGAGTGGTAAGAGCAGTATTTGCAGAGGAAGCACAAGCAGTGATGTGAGTGATGAGAGTACTTGTAGTAGCTTTAGTAGCAGCATAAACAAACCTCACAAGGCTAATGACTTGAGATGGGAAGCTATCCAAGCAGTTCGAAGTAGAGATGGGGTGTTGGGTTTAGGTCACTTTAGATTACTGAAGAGGCTGGGTTGTGGGGATATTGGCAGCGTTTACCTCTCCGAGTTGAGTGGAACTAAATGTTACTTTGCAATGAAGGTAATGGACAAAGGGTCCCTTGCAAGTCGTAAAAAGCTACTTCGTGCTCAGACAGAACGAGAAATTCTGCAGTCTCTAGATCACCCTTTTCTCCCAACTTTGTACACCCATTTTGAGACAGAGAAGTTCTCATGCTTGGTTATGGAATTCTGCCCAGGTGGTGACCTCCATACTCTTAGGCAGAAGCAACCAGGGAAGCATTTTCCTGAGCAGGCAGTAAA ATTTTATGTGGCAGAGGTCCTACTGGCTTTGGAGTATCTTCACATGCTTGGGATTGTCTACCGTGACCTTAAGCCAGAAAATGTTCTTGTTAGGGATGATGGACATATTATGCTCTCTGACTTTGACCTCTCCCTCCGATGTGCTGTTAGTCCGACCCTCGTTAAAACCTCGTCCACAGATTCTGAGCCTTTAAGAAAGAATGCTGTTTACTGTGTCCAACCTGCATGTATTGAGCCACCTTCCTGCATCCAACCATCCTGTGTTGCTCCTACTACATGCTTTTCACCCCGGCTTTTCTCTAGCAAATCAAAGAAAGACAGGAAGCCAAAAAATGAAATCGGCAACCAAGTGAGTCCGTTACCTGAGCTCATTGCAGAGCCTACCGATGCCCGGTCCATGTCATTTGTTGGAACTCACGAATACTTGGCACCGGAGATCATTAAGGGTGAAGGTCATGGGAGTGCAGTTGATTGGTGGACTTTTGGGATCTTTCTATATGAGCTGTTGTTCGGTAAAACGCCTTTCAAGGGATCCGGTAACCGAGCTACATTGTTTAACGTTGTCGGTCAGCCACTGCGGTTTCCAGAAGCACCCGTTGTGAGTTTTGCGGCAAGGGATCTTATAAGGGGGTTGCTTGTAAAGGAACCTCAGCACAGATTGGCATATAAAAGAGGCGCTACTGAGATCAAGCAACACCCCTTTTTTGAAGGTGTGAATTGGGCATTGATCAGATGTGCTACCCCACCCGAGATCCCCAAGGCTGTAGAGTTTGAGAAGATACCCTCACCAGCTTCATCAAGTGGTGGTGAAAAGGCTGTTAACCATATGTCAATAGCTAATCAGAAAGGTTCTGATAATTATCTGGAGTTTGATTTCTTCTAG